One genomic segment of Stigmatopora argus isolate UIUO_Sarg chromosome 3, RoL_Sarg_1.0, whole genome shotgun sequence includes these proteins:
- the dusp6 gene encoding dual specificity protein phosphatase 6: MLDKFKPVAPPQKQALDSMVMAVSKTSAWLREQLEAPRRDCLLLLMDCRGQEPYESSHVQGAISVALPGLMLRRLRKGNLPVRALLADGPDRERFARRCKSATIVLYDEYSREWNENVDGGSVLGLLLRRMKDEGYKAFYLEGGFNKFQAEFPNLCETNLDGSSDSSPPSTQVLGLGGLRISSDSSDIESDVDPSSATDSDGSPLSNPQPSFPVEILPYLYLGCAKDSTNLDVLEEYGIKYILNVTPNLPNLFENAGEFKYKQIPISDHWSQNLSQFFPEAINFIDEARGQHRGVLVHCLAGISRSVTVTVAYLMQKLQLSMNDAYDIVKTKKSNISPNFNFMGQLLDFERTLGIMSPCDNRLAPSTAGVVTPPGSQPLYFTTPTNHNVFQLDPLEST; encoded by the exons ATGCTGGACAAGTTCAAGCCCGTGGCCCCCCCGCAGAAGCAAGCGCTCGACTCGATGGTCATGGCGGTGAGCAAGACGTCGGCGTGGCTCCGGGAGCAGCTGGAGGCGCCGCGCCGAGATTGCCTGCTGCTGCTCATGGACTGCCGCGGCCAGGAGCCCTACGAGTCGTCGCACGTCCAAGGCGCCATCAGCGTGGCGCTGCCCGGCCTCATGCTGCGTCGGCTCCGCAAGGGCAACCTACCCGTGCGGGCGCTGCTCGCCGACGGCCCGGATCGCGAGCGCTTCGCGCGGCGGTGCAAGAGCGCCACCATCGTGCTCTACGACGAGTACAGTCGCGAGTGGAACGAGAACGTGGACGGTGGTTCCGTGCTCGGGCTCCTGCTGCGGCGCATGAAGGACGAGGGCTATAAGGCCTTCTACTTGGAGG GGGGCTTCAATAAGTTCCAGGCTGAGTTCCCCAATCTGTGTGAGACCAACCTGGATGGCTCCTCCGACAGTAGCCCCCCATCCACGCAAGTCCTGGGCCTTGGCGGCCTGCGCATCAGCTCGGACTCGTCGGACATCGAGTCTGACGTGGACCCAAGCAGCGCCACCGACTCGGACGGCAGTCCGCTGTCCAATCCCCAGCCGTCCTTCCCCGTGGAGATCCTGCCGTACTTGTACTTGGGCTGTGCCAAGGACTCAACCAACCTTGACGTGCTGGAGGAGTACGGCATCAAGTACATCCTCAACGTCACGCCCAACCTGCCCAACCTCTTTGAGAACGCCGGAGAGTTCAAGTATAAGCAGATTCCCATCTCGGACCACTGGAGCCAGAACCTGTCACAGTTCTTCCCCGAAGCCATCAATTTCATCG ATGAGGCTCGGGGCCAACACCGCGGCGTCTTGGTGCACTGCCTGGCCGGCATCAGCCGTTCAGTGACTGTGACAGTGGCCTACCTGATGCAGAAGCTGCAGTTGTCCATGAACGACGCCTACGACATCGTCAAGACCAAAAAGTCCAACATATCGCCCAACTTTAACTTCATGGGCCAGCTGCTGGACTTTGAGCGTACGCTGGGCATCATGAGCCCATGCGACAACCGGCTCGCCCCCAGCACCGCCGGCGTGGTGACGCCACCCGGGAGCCAGCCCCTCTATTTCACCACGCCCACCAACCACAACGTCTTTCAGCTGGACCCTCTAGAGTCCACGTGA